In a genomic window of Telopea speciosissima isolate NSW1024214 ecotype Mountain lineage chromosome 5, Tspe_v1, whole genome shotgun sequence:
- the LOC122661155 gene encoding triacylglycerol lipase OBL1-like — translation MACNCNEGFCDNYLVMNPKEASFMDLFHLLFSSDLEKRKFVKHHRKGAKKVDHRRRWIIFVSVFIQKILLLSAKPMSWFGSVLEQWLNLLLCNGGFIKLIFNLITGNVVMPPEKSSATFTSYIGSLDTRLDLDKSIKNGDSRYYGELSMMASKIVYENKAFIQNVVTNHWKMKFLGFYDFWNDYEQKLTTQAFMFQDKEINPEIIMVAFRGTEPFNADDWITDFDISWYELPGVGKIHGGFMKALGLQKSQGWPKEVRKGNNNPSVAYYAIREMLKDMLKKNEKAKFIVTGHSLGGALAILFPLVLSLHDEAWLLERMEGVYTFGQPRVGDQKLGEYMNKQFKVHSIKYLRLVYCNDMVPRLPYDDCTLLFKHFGTCFYYNSFYEGKIVGEEPNKNYLSILEAIPIYLNAMWELIRGFIIPYAKGRDYAEGGILRMFRLIGLLLPGLSAHGPQDYVNSTRLCSSIPSLQIQDLTHQKGLKYEKKI, via the exons ATGGCCTGCAATTGCAATGAGGGATTCTGTGATAACTATCTTGTTATGAACCCAAAGGAAGCAAGTTTTATGGATCTATTCCATCTCTTATTTTCTAGTGActtagagaaaagaaaatttgtaaaACATCATCGAAAAGGCGCGAAGAAGGTCGATCATCGACGTCGATGGATCATCTTTGTATCTGTCTTCATACAAAAAATTCTTCTCCTCTCAGCAAAACCCATGtcttggtttggttcagttttggagCAGTGGCTGAATCTTCTTTTGTGTAATGGTGGTTTCATCAAACTTATCTTCAATCTCATTACAG GGAATGTTGTGATGCCTCCTGAAAAATCGTCAGCCACTTTCACATCATATATTGGAAGTCTGGATACAAGACTGGACTTAGACAAGAGCATCAAAAATGGAGACAGCAGATATTATGGAGAACTCTCTATGATGGCATCTAAAATAGTCTATGAGAATAAAGCCTTCATACAAAATGTAGTCACAAATCACTGGAAG ATGAAATTCTTAGGCTTCTATGATTTCTGGAATG ATTATGAACAGAAATTGACAACACAGGCCTTCATGTTCCAAGATAAAGAGATAAACCCAGAAATTATAATGGTAGCATTCAGAGGCACTGAACCATTCAATGCAGATGATTGGATTACAGATTTTGATATATCTTGGTATGAGCTCCCAGGTGTGGGAAAGATCCATGGTGGTTTCATGAAAGCTTTAGGCCTACAAAAAAGCCAAGGATGGCCAAAAGAAGTAAGAAAAGGGAATAACAACCCTTCTGTTGCTTATTATGCAATCAGGGAAATGCTGAAAGACATGCTAAAGAAGAATGAAAAGGCAAAGTTTATTGTGACTGGGCATAGCTTGGGTGGTGCACTAGCTATTCTCTTCCCATTGGTATTGTCTTTACATGATGAAGCATGGTTATTGGAGAGGATGGAAGGGGTTTATACATTTGGGCAGCCTAGAGTAGGTGATCAGAAGCTTGGAGAATACATGAACAAACAATTTAAGGTGCATAGTATTAAATATTTGAGATTAGTCTATTGTAATGACATGGTTCCAAGGTTGCCTTATGATGACTGTACCCTCTTGTTTAAGCACTTTGGGACTTGCTTCTACTATAATAGCTTCTATGAAGGAAAA ATTGTGGGAGAGGAACCAAACAAGAATTACTTGTCGATATTGGAGGCAATACCCATATACTTAAATGCAATGTGGGAACTGATAAGAGGCTTCATTATTCCATACGCAAAGGGAAGAGATTATGCAGAAGGAGGGATTCTGAGAATGTTTAGGCTTATTGGATTGTTACTCCCAGGATTATCAGCTCATGGACCTCAAGATTATGTAAACTCTACCAGATTGTGTTCCTCGATTCCATCCCTTCAAATCCAAGATCTAACTCACCAGAAAGGTTtgaaatatgagaaaaaaatatag